In Calonectris borealis chromosome 8, bCalBor7.hap1.2, whole genome shotgun sequence, the genomic stretch ACGTGCTGGATCCCAGCCCCACCGTGCTGCTCTAGGAAGGTGTCAACTTGGTTGGCACCGTCCTCCGAGAGGGACTCGGCGAGGACGAGCTTGCAGCCATGTGCCAGGGTGCCCTGGGCGCTCTGCAGCGCGAGGAGCAGCATGCCCACTCCCTGCCCGCCAACCACGTACCCCTCAGCCGGCCTCTCCCGCGGGTTCAGCAGGAAGCGTCGGAAGCCGAAGCAGCGCTGGTACCAGTCCAGAGCTGCCCGGGCGCCGCCCCGCGGGCAGACGTACGTGATGTGGTCGAAGTGGGTGATCTCAATCCCATCCCCTGTGGCCAAGGGGGCTCCTTGGATGGGCTGGAAGCCAGGCAGGAAGGGTCCCCGGTAGCGGGATCGGTCCAGAAGGGTATGGCTGACGTTGCCCACAATGGACCTCGCCACCCCATAGATGACAGAGCCGCCATCATCCCTCACCTCAGTGGGGGGCACCGGCAGGGAGCATCCCCggctctgcagctgcctgcagagccctggcacaTCATCCACCTCAAAGCAGACGTTAGAGGCCGTGCCCAAGGTGGGCCGGGGGTCCACGTCATAGAGGAAATCACGGGGCGAGGCACCGGCAGGCCCCGGCGCCAGGCGCTCGTTGATGAGGAAGATGGCGGATCCCCGTCGCAAGGCCAGCTGCCGGACCCGCGGCGTCTCCCGTATGGCCACCGGCTGGAAGCGAAAGGTGGTGGCCAGGTCCTGGACCCAGCCCTGCCTGTAGGGCATGTGGAGGGAGATGAAGCAGGGGCGGCTCAGCGAGGCTGCCATGGCTGGGCAGGCTGCGGGGAGGACGCACGGGGTCAGGGGCGGCTTGCTGGCCACGGGAAGGAGCCATTCCCCCACCTTGCACGGAGCCTGAGTGCATTTGCATGCACAGATGCACACGCATGTAAATCTGCACCCCTtaaatgtgtgtattttaaataagTGAGTCTCGCAAGCCGACGTGCACTGTGCAAGGGCACCCACCTTTGGGACCAGATGCAAAAAGGTGCCCAAGGATGCCAAGCCACCCCTTTGCTATGCTGTCCTGCCCCACACCTGCGCCTGGGGTCACAGAGGAGTAAAGCCCTGAGCCTTGGCCACAGCAGGTCCCCTCTGGAGCCACGTGTCCCTCGAGGGTGCCGCAGGGAGGTTAGTGGGGAAATCGGGGTGAGGGAGGCATGCGTGCATGTGTAAGCAAGACTATGGGGTCAAGGGTTGTGGGGGGGGAATGTTCTGTTCCAGCAACCAGGAACATGGAGGTTGGACTGGTAAACACAGAGCAACATGCTGGTTACAGCTAAAAGGCTCCTGTGCTGCCCCAGCGCTTGTCAGCGGTGTCCCACAAATggcggggggagcagcggggccaCGGCAGGCTGCTGTGCCCTTCCCCTCTCCAAGGACGGTGTAGAGCTACCACGCTCCCCGCAACAGGCTCCGGGCAGTGACCTTGCCCTAGGGGCACGGAGGGTGAAATAGGAGGGACACTGCTGGAAAAgcgacccccctccccacccaaatACCCGTCacactgaagggggaaaaaagatctgtCCAAAAACCCACTCGGCATCACCTCTCAAGAGCACCCCATTGAGGGTTCCTGACCCCGTGCCACGCACCAGCCACCCTGGCCGGACCCCACATAGGTGCactggggtgtgtgggggggagaCCTGCTTGATTATTCCCTTCCACCTGCCCCCCCAAAAGGGGTTTGCACTGAGGGCTCCGGGTGCGGGCAGGGCACGGGGCTCTGCCAGGCTGCGGGGGGGAGGCTGCACTGCACCCGGGCACCCGCCTGCCACGGGGGAGCAGGGGGCCCGGCAGCACCCTGTTGGGACCCCCAGCTGCTCCAcaccagcctggggaggggggatccTTGCTGGGGCCCCTGCCCCGGTGAGCACATGGGCAGGGGCCggcgctccctccctccctgccctccttccccccgcTGCGCCCTGGGATCAGCATCGGTCCCGCTCCGCTGCTGCCACCGCCCCTCCCAGCCGCACCGCCCCGTCACCCCCGGTCCTGCCACCCCCCCGTGCCCGTGGGGGCCTGCAGGGCCCCGGCTCGCCCTCGGCCTGCGGCTCACCGGGGTCAAGGCTGCGGGCGAAGGGGatgccggggcaggggccggcccCGGAGAGGCGGTTCAGATCGCTCCTCCCCGGCATGCAACAGGCCGCggcgggacggggaggggggtggtgatGCCAGGGAGGCTGCAAAGCAACCTGCCCCGCCGTGGGGAAGCCTCCCCGGCGGCAGAAACCGGTGGGTGCCGTCCTGGGCAAGGACGGGGCCGGCACAGGCGGCGTGGGGCCGTGCCGGTGCGGCGCGGGAGCTGCTCCGGCACCTCCACAGCCAGGGACGTGTGGCTGCCGGGCACTGCGGGTGCCGAAAGTTTGTATCGACCCCGGAGGTGCCGGGCTGTGCTTGCAGAACAAAAAGCTGCCCAGACTGATAACCGCAGGCACCGCGGCCGCCGGCTCGGGGATGAGCAAAGGGAGGAGAACCGGCTGCCAGGCGGTGGCCGGGGGTCCCCCGGGACCGGTGATGAAATGGCTCATGTCTGTGTGGGGTCATTCCTCGCCAGCCAGAatcccggcagggcagggcatgCAGCGGGGGGATACGTGCCCCTGCTCAGTGCTGGGTGCTTCACGGTGCCCGGGGTACCTGTCGGAGACTTGGGGGGAGCAGCGTGCGGATGGGGGGTGACAGCTTTGTGGAGGGTCTGGCTGCGGTCACAGGATGGGTCTGCTCCAGGCTGACCCCATGCAGCTGCGCCTGCTCCCCGATCCCAATCCACGGCCCCACGTCCTTGCTGACATCCCTGAGACCCTCCAGCCCCGCCAGCAGCaatcccctctctccctcctgctcgTGGCTGTTATCGGATTAATGTCCCCCTCTTCGTCTGTCCGGGACCGTGTTGCTGGCCCCGTTGTGTCTGTGtctgctgcccttccctgccttATCATGTTTTTGTACAGAGCCCAGGTACAATAAACTGCTCAAATATTTGCAGAGATGTCCGTGTGCGGCCGAAGCGGTGAGCTCCTCTTGTTCGGTTGGGGGGCGGAATCCACCGGCGCTGTGATTTCCCAAGGGAGCACCAGCTCCTCACACCACCACAGCCCCCCCGGTGCGGGGCTGGGCGGCAGGCACGGGACCGGACGCTGGGGGAATGCTGTGGGGCCAGGCATGGCCCGAGAGTGGCCGTGGCACcccaggggtgcagggcaggCACCTGTCTTTTTTGGCTGCAGGGTGACAgaggctgtgctggcagctccctggggaccTTGTGCATGGATGGCACGGTTCAGTGTCACCCCATGGTCCTGCAACCCTTTGGTGCAAGCGGTGCTCTTGGCAATGCTGCCAGCCCTCCTGTGCCCGTGGGGGGTTTCAAGTGGCCGTGCCTGGCTTTTCCCTGCGGCGCTGCCTGGCACCCTCTGCGCCAGCCCAGCACCAGGCACCACTTTGCCCCAGAACGGCTCGGGCT encodes the following:
- the HPDL gene encoding 4-hydroxyphenylpyruvate dioxygenase-like protein, producing MAASLSRPCFISLHMPYRQGWVQDLATTFRFQPVAIRETPRVRQLALRRGSAIFLINERLAPGPAGASPRDFLYDVDPRPTLGTASNVCFEVDDVPGLCRQLQSRGCSLPVPPTEVRDDGGSVIYGVARSIVGNVSHTLLDRSRYRGPFLPGFQPIQGAPLATGDGIEITHFDHITYVCPRGGARAALDWYQRCFGFRRFLLNPRERPAEGYVVGGQGVGMLLLALQSAQGTLAHGCKLVLAESLSEDGANQVDTFLEQHGGAGIQHVGLCTTDIIATTRALQQGGARFLTPPAAYYSQGGKAEEIRGAGQDPRTLAGLGILLDTTAPEDTGRPRGDATESPSQEYLMQIFTHPIFSEETFFLELIDRRGAPGFGEGNIRALWKAVQIYMDQQQ